In Prosthecobacter dejongeii, the DNA window ACAGGTCTCATCGTCGCATTCCTCTCCACCGTCAGCACAGAATCTCAGGTGGCGACTCGCTCCGCAGCCACCAGTCGTGGTCGCGAGTTAATTGATACCGTCAATGCTCTCGTCACTGGACAAATTCGGGAAGCTACTTCGCAGGGGGGCGAGATCGCCTGGGCTAGCCAACCCGGCATGATTCGCACGTATGGCACAGCCGATGGCAAAGCTTCTGCGGCTCCCCTGAAATATTACAAGCTCTACTCCGCCCAAAATCTAGTCTGGGCCCCCGGAGCAGGAAACTTCGCGCCTGGAGCGGATGTGCCCGAAGGTTGGGCTGACAATGCGGCTCTCTACAATGATCTGAATCGTCCGGTTACTACCCTCACAGGTCAGCTTCGCTACCCCATCTTCCAGCCCCCTGCCACCACGCCCCCCGCAGATCCCGCCGCTCAACCACCGGTGGGTCTCAGGCTCACCACTCCACCACTGGCTAACACGGGAGCCAGTCCTGCCGCAGGAATCAATGCTGCGCCCATGCCTGTGCGCTGGCTCTATGTCCTGCGGGATGGCCGTCTCACCTCGCCGACCCAGTCCACACCAGCAGGACCCGATGGTGAAGGCGCCACCGTGAGTTGGGAGCCCGGCACGCCAGATGCCCCCACCCAGGCGAACCCTATTGTGGGTCGTGTCGCCTTTTGGACAGATGATGAGACTAACAAAATCAACATCAACACTGCCGCTGGTGACACCTGGGCATCAGCCTCCCCGCTTGAGGCAGGATCTTACTGGGACCTCCCTCGTGTCACCTCCCAATTTGACCGTCAAGCACTGGCCAATTTCCAACCCGCTCAGCATGAATACCAGCGCTACCCCGGCCACCCAGCCACCACTTATCTTAGCGCAGCTATCCCATCTCTGACGCGAGGCCAGATTGCACAAATTTCCACTCGCATCAGTTCCGGTGGCTCTCTGGGAGGGACCAGTTTAGCAACTGCCCCAGTGACTCTAGATGCCGACCGCCTCTATGCTTATGAGGATGAACTCATCTTTGACGATCTCCGTGCAGCCTCGCCCATCACGCCAGCCCAGCTAGAGCAGGCGCGCTTTCTCCTTACCGCTCACAGCCGTGCACCCGAGGTGAATTTGCTCAATCAGCCCCGCATTGCCGCCTGGCCAGTGAGTGTTAACCCGGCGGCCACCCACCGCAGTGCCTATGATCGCCTCATCGCCTTCTGCTCACGCATCGGTGGACGAAACTACATCTTTGATCGGCTCAATGCCGACAGCGCCACCGCCGATTATGTGGGACGAAATGTACAGCTCTACACCTACCTGCAGCGCCTCACATCTGCGCCCATCCCGGGATTCGGCGGCAGCTTTCTAACCAAGTATGGGCAAGATCGGGATCAGATCCTCACCGAGATCTTCGACTACATCCGTAGCACCAATCTATTTGACGACACCATCGAGCCGCAACCTTACGTTTACCCAACCACGGGCAACCAATACACCAATGGCCGCGCAAACCGCACCGGAGCACAACCAGGGCACGGGCAGGTCACCCCTATCCGCATCGGCACCACGCAGGGATTTGGCCGTTTCATGACACTTTCTGAAGTGGGCATGCACTTCATCGCCACGGCTGACTTCACCGTGCCCGAAAGCAACATCATTCCGAAGGACAACGAAGGCCAAGCTTCTCCGAAGCCGACGAATCGCACTTTAGGTTCAGGCGCGAGTGCGGTGAAGCTGAAGACTGGGGAACGCCGCATCGAAGCCATGCTGCTGTTAGAGGCCTTCTCCCCTAGCCAAGGCTGGGGCCCCCTGCGCCCCGACATGCAAATCCGCATTCGTGGCCTGAATACACTCACTGTAAACGGCATTAGCCTCGGCTTCCCTGCTGAGGGGGTGCTTCGCATCGAATCGAATGGCGGTTACCACAGTCGCATGTGGGGTGGCCATGCAGGCACTCGTTTCATGCTCAATGGCCGCCGCTTACCAGCACGTGGAGTGATGCCTGCGGATTCAGGCCACAATGCGAATAACTCGTACCCTTTTGTCAGCGTGCCCATCACCGTCACCGTGCCCTCTGCTGGCACCATGCAGTTCAGTGGTGGTGAGATCACTGTGGATCTGTTCTCAGATTCGCAACAGGCTGGAGGTGCGTTTGACCCACTGGCAGGTCAGACACCCGTGCAGACTCTTACCATCCAGCTACCTGGCGGCACCTTCCCGGTGCCCCGCCTAGCCATGAGTGGCACCATCTATCCCCCTTCCACCACAGACACTCAATCGGTGCAGACCAACCGCGAATTTTGGTGGACCTTTTCGCGCGACGGGGCCCTCGCCGGCACACCAAGCTTCGTCGGCACCGCTGCGGTGCCTGCGGCTGCCGCTGGTCGCATCCACCGCACTGCCGCAGACCCGGGGAGCCGCACCGCACCACGTTCTGGCAACCCCATCCATTTTGTTAGCGGCACGCCCAGCGATGTCGTTCGCACCGTCCAGGTCAGTCATGGCGACTATCGCCTGCTCGCCGCTCAGGCCGCGCCCCCTTCCAGCCTCTGGGTAAAACATCGTTATTACGACAATACCAGTCAATTCAATGCCCACTCCCTCCAAGAAGCGACAGGTAGCAACTACATGGCCGGGGCCGATGACCAAGCTGGAGCTTATGTAGCAGGAGCTCCCTACAATGGCAACAAACGCCCCGACATGCCTTTTGATGCCATCGCCCTCGCCCAGGCCAGCGGCGACTGGGACACTGGCTCCGCTGCCGTTCAAGATGGCCCCTACATCAACAAACCCGACGAAGGCAACAACTACCGCGATAACAACGGCGTGCCCTACTTTGATGCCAATCAGGCACATGAAACGACAGGTCCCACCTTCTTTTCACCCAATCGCCAAATGCCCTCACCCGCCATGTTTGGCTCTCTGCCTAACCAAGTCAAAGCAGGTAAACCTTGGTCCACCCTGCTCTTCCGCCCAGACACTACCGGCACCCACATCGGTGGCCAGACACCTCCAGATCATCTTTGGTTAGACCTTTTCTGGATGCCCGTGGTAGAGCCCTACGCTGTCTCTGAGCCGCTTTCAACGGCCGGTAAAATCAATCTCAATCACCAGATCGTTCCCTTCACTTACATTGACCGCACCACCGCTCTGCGCGCCCTGCTGCGTAGTGAGCGTGTCCTAGCCGTTCCCACCACCACGGCCAATGTCTATAAATCCTCCACCTCAGCCACAAACTACCGCCTGGAGATAGATGCGGATGAAACCTTGAAGCAGTTCAAACAACGCTTCGACGCCGGAGACATCTTCCGCAGTCCCAGCGAGATCTGCGCCATGCATCTGGTCCCCCAAAACTCCACGCTGGAAAACATGACTGCCTTCTGGGAAACGCATAAACTCACAGCGGATAATAGCCGCGAACATCCGTATGCCACGCTGTACCCACGACTCACCACGAAGTCTAACACCTATCGAGTCCACTACCGTGTGCAATCGCTTCAACAGCGCAGCCGCAGCCGTGGGGATGATGCGGATGCCTGGGCCACCTGGGAAGAAGGAAAAGACCGGATCGTCGCAGAGAATCGCGGCTCCTCTATCATTGAGCGCTACATTGACCCC includes these proteins:
- the vccA gene encoding Verru_Chthon cassette protein A, translating into MKTHLHTPRSGVALVLVIVFLALLTGLIVAFLSTVSTESQVATRSAATSRGRELIDTVNALVTGQIREATSQGGEIAWASQPGMIRTYGTADGKASAAPLKYYKLYSAQNLVWAPGAGNFAPGADVPEGWADNAALYNDLNRPVTTLTGQLRYPIFQPPATTPPADPAAQPPVGLRLTTPPLANTGASPAAGINAAPMPVRWLYVLRDGRLTSPTQSTPAGPDGEGATVSWEPGTPDAPTQANPIVGRVAFWTDDETNKININTAAGDTWASASPLEAGSYWDLPRVTSQFDRQALANFQPAQHEYQRYPGHPATTYLSAAIPSLTRGQIAQISTRISSGGSLGGTSLATAPVTLDADRLYAYEDELIFDDLRAASPITPAQLEQARFLLTAHSRAPEVNLLNQPRIAAWPVSVNPAATHRSAYDRLIAFCSRIGGRNYIFDRLNADSATADYVGRNVQLYTYLQRLTSAPIPGFGGSFLTKYGQDRDQILTEIFDYIRSTNLFDDTIEPQPYVYPTTGNQYTNGRANRTGAQPGHGQVTPIRIGTTQGFGRFMTLSEVGMHFIATADFTVPESNIIPKDNEGQASPKPTNRTLGSGASAVKLKTGERRIEAMLLLEAFSPSQGWGPLRPDMQIRIRGLNTLTVNGISLGFPAEGVLRIESNGGYHSRMWGGHAGTRFMLNGRRLPARGVMPADSGHNANNSYPFVSVPITVTVPSAGTMQFSGGEITVDLFSDSQQAGGAFDPLAGQTPVQTLTIQLPGGTFPVPRLAMSGTIYPPSTTDTQSVQTNREFWWTFSRDGALAGTPSFVGTAAVPAAAAGRIHRTAADPGSRTAPRSGNPIHFVSGTPSDVVRTVQVSHGDYRLLAAQAAPPSSLWVKHRYYDNTSQFNAHSLQEATGSNYMAGADDQAGAYVAGAPYNGNKRPDMPFDAIALAQASGDWDTGSAAVQDGPYINKPDEGNNYRDNNGVPYFDANQAHETTGPTFFSPNRQMPSPAMFGSLPNQVKAGKPWSTLLFRPDTTGTHIGGQTPPDHLWLDLFWMPVVEPYAVSEPLSTAGKINLNHQIVPFTYIDRTTALRALLRSERVLAVPTTTANVYKSSTSATNYRLEIDADETLKQFKQRFDAGDIFRSPSEICAMHLVPQNSTLENMTAFWETHKLTADNSREHPYATLYPRLTTKSNTYRVHYRVQSLQQRSRSRGDDADAWATWEEGKDRIVAENRGSSIIERYIDPADPALPDFATTPNSPLDSFYRFRILGSTKFGPK